One region of Duncaniella freteri genomic DNA includes:
- a CDS encoding type IV secretory system conjugative DNA transfer family protein: MAFEETKEQQQMYNYFRSCIYIFLIIEIVMNLPITADNRVTQFILDLLGRFKVFNSVAGCKVVELVCICVVCIGTKAKKALKFNLKTMVVYPVLAGLTLVGLCFIFHHGTWGMSLFGFPASRVLYAFCSVVGTMLVHQGLDGIAKYYNHKVGEDRFNFENESFEQSRQEANTPYSVNIPMIFYWKKRMHNGYINIINPFRGTIVLGTPGSGKSFGIIDPFIRQHARKGFAMMVYDYKFPTLAKTLFYQYCKNLHYGNLPNGCGFRIVNFTDVEYSNRINPIQRKYIPDLAAASETAATLLASLNKGGGEKKGGSEAFFTNSAENFLAAIIYFFVNFHPTGFLKGKKLKRYISHEGKKLELVIRNWDDFNALDENGEVMLDFVNENGRDVSTDEDKMFVDLNGFSYIDRMGKLILIDRCWYEDENGNEVEPDTITGEFSDMPHVLSFLGRKYSEVFDILMMDDKIASLMAPFKSAYENKANDQLEGMVGTLRVNAARLVSPEAYWVFTGDDFDLKISDPVSPSYLVIANDPEKEQVIGSLNALVLNRLITRVNSKGNIPVSIIVDELPTLYFHKIDRLIGTARSNKVAVTLGFQELPQLEADYGKVGMQKIITTCGNIFMGAARNKETLEWAQNDVFGKAKQTSTSITINDQKISTSISEKMDYLVPAAKIADMATGWLAGQAARDFTATDEKMLSHFDIEDSEEFKTTKYFCKTHFDMARIKEEESNYVELPKIYSFDSEREKEIMLNRNFKRVNQEVADMVKELLGTE; the protein is encoded by the coding sequence ATGGCTTTTGAAGAAACAAAGGAACAGCAACAGATGTATAACTACTTCCGTAGCTGTATCTACATATTCCTGATTATCGAGATCGTGATGAACCTGCCTATCACGGCTGACAACCGCGTGACGCAGTTCATACTCGACCTGCTCGGACGCTTCAAGGTGTTCAACTCCGTGGCCGGGTGCAAGGTTGTCGAACTTGTTTGCATATGTGTGGTATGTATCGGCACCAAAGCGAAAAAGGCATTGAAGTTCAATCTGAAGACTATGGTGGTATATCCGGTGCTTGCAGGTCTCACTCTCGTAGGACTGTGCTTCATCTTCCATCACGGCACATGGGGTATGTCGCTCTTCGGCTTCCCGGCAAGCCGTGTCCTGTATGCCTTCTGCTCGGTGGTCGGCACCATGCTCGTTCACCAGGGACTCGACGGTATCGCCAAGTATTACAACCACAAGGTCGGTGAGGACAGGTTTAATTTTGAGAATGAATCTTTTGAACAGTCCCGTCAGGAGGCCAATACCCCTTATTCAGTGAATATCCCGATGATATTCTACTGGAAAAAGCGTATGCACAACGGCTACATCAACATTATCAATCCGTTCCGAGGAACGATTGTGTTGGGTACTCCCGGCTCCGGCAAGTCTTTCGGCATCATAGATCCGTTCATTAGGCAGCACGCAAGAAAGGGCTTCGCCATGATGGTATATGACTATAAGTTCCCGACGCTTGCCAAGACGCTTTTCTATCAGTATTGCAAGAACTTACACTACGGTAATCTGCCGAATGGCTGCGGTTTCCGCATAGTCAATTTTACCGATGTGGAGTATTCCAACCGTATCAATCCAATCCAGCGTAAATACATTCCCGACCTCGCGGCGGCTTCGGAGACGGCAGCCACGCTTCTTGCCTCGCTCAACAAGGGCGGTGGTGAGAAAAAGGGCGGCTCGGAGGCTTTCTTCACCAACTCGGCCGAGAATTTTCTCGCGGCGATCATCTATTTCTTTGTGAATTTCCACCCGACAGGTTTTCTGAAAGGGAAAAAACTGAAACGCTATATATCGCATGAGGGCAAGAAATTGGAGCTTGTGATACGCAACTGGGACGATTTCAACGCTCTGGACGAGAACGGCGAGGTCATGCTTGACTTCGTGAACGAGAACGGACGCGACGTATCCACCGACGAGGACAAGATGTTCGTTGACCTTAACGGCTTCTCCTATATCGACCGCATGGGTAAGCTGATACTGATTGACCGCTGTTGGTATGAGGACGAGAACGGAAACGAGGTTGAGCCGGACACTATCACAGGTGAGTTTTCGGATATGCCCCATGTGCTGTCGTTCCTTGGACGCAAGTATTCCGAGGTGTTCGACATTCTGATGATGGACGATAAGATAGCCTCGCTGATGGCTCCCTTCAAGTCCGCATACGAAAACAAAGCCAACGACCAGCTTGAAGGTATGGTGGGTACTCTCCGCGTAAATGCCGCACGCCTTGTATCTCCTGAAGCCTATTGGGTGTTCACCGGCGATGATTTTGACTTGAAGATTTCCGACCCGGTGAGTCCGAGCTATCTTGTGATTGCCAACGACCCCGAAAAGGAACAGGTCATCGGCTCTCTGAACGCTCTTGTGCTTAACCGTCTGATAACCCGTGTCAATTCCAAAGGCAACATCCCTGTCAGTATCATCGTTGACGAGCTTCCCACGCTGTACTTCCACAAGATTGACCGACTGATCGGCACGGCGCGAAGCAACAAGGTTGCCGTGACCCTCGGTTTTCAGGAGCTTCCGCAGTTGGAGGCTGACTATGGCAAGGTGGGTATGCAGAAGATTATCACGACCTGCGGTAACATATTCATGGGTGCGGCACGAAACAAGGAGACTCTTGAATGGGCGCAGAATGATGTTTTCGGTAAAGCAAAGCAGACATCGACATCAATCACCATAAACGACCAGAAAATCTCAACCTCCATTTCCGAGAAGATGGACTATCTCGTTCCGGCGGCGAAAATCGCTGACATGGCTACGGGCTGGCTTGCAGGTCAGGCGGCACGTGACTTCACGGCCACCGATGAAAAAATGCTGTCGCATTTCGACATCGAGGACTCCGAGGAGTTCAAGACAACCAAGTATTTCTGCAAGACGCACTTCGATATGGCACGTATCAAGGAGGAGGAATCCAACTATGTGGAGTTGCCTAAAATCTATTCTTTCGACAGTGAGCGAGAGAAGGAGATTATGCTCAACCGCAATTTCAAGCGTGTTAACCAGGAGGTGGCCGATATGGTTAAGGAACTTCTTGGCACTGAATAA
- a CDS encoding conjugal transfer protein TraK: MISLNMLCSDTFPTMPIKHLRRGCFVTHSKITICYPLIINAKHGYIENFHQYFFNLPPDNDYIKWTVGKAMYMADGTALKQKQALDENGFYSDIISSSAVCTIICDSIQFDEHTRKFSYYGTQIIKRRTRDLKRTMLTTGYVENVPRTQNNPHGLMITNWRTLENKDLDY; encoded by the coding sequence ATGATCAGCCTAAATATGCTCTGTTCCGATACATTCCCAACAATGCCGATAAAACACCTCCGTCGGGGCTGTTTTGTTACCCACTCAAAAATAACAATTTGTTACCCGTTGATAATCAATGCTAAGCATGGATATATCGAAAATTTCCACCAGTATTTTTTCAATCTCCCTCCCGACAACGACTATATCAAGTGGACTGTCGGCAAGGCGATGTATATGGCTGACGGCACCGCCCTGAAGCAGAAGCAGGCCCTTGATGAGAACGGCTTTTATTCCGACATCATATCATCTTCGGCTGTCTGCACCATAATCTGTGACTCTATCCAGTTCGACGAGCATACACGCAAGTTCAGCTACTACGGGACGCAGATTATCAAGAGGCGCACGCGCGATCTCAAACGCACCATGCTCACCACCGGCTATGTGGAGAATGTGCCACGTACCCAGAACAATCCCCACGGACTGATGATAACCAACTGGCGTACTCTTGAAAACAAAGACCTTGACTATTAA
- a CDS encoding glucosaminidase domain-containing protein has translation MIAKFEIPNIFVAMACAVFCSQYAAAQFYTVTKDSPVTVEMHKREVYSTDNKSDSATPQISSIPETVIGVKNMPQTLSASIVTTSKSHFQQAPVSSGLPDLTIPNLIAEIEKNGIKYPKIVLAQAILETGWFKSPVCRNKHNLFGLTNPRTGKYYEFNHWTESVKAYYTKVQYQYKGGNYLLWLKKIGYAEDPGYIRAVIRVLRQLIE, from the coding sequence ATGATTGCTAAATTTGAAATTCCGAACATTTTTGTTGCGATGGCTTGTGCAGTTTTCTGTTCACAGTATGCCGCAGCCCAGTTTTACACCGTCACAAAAGATTCTCCTGTGACGGTTGAAATGCACAAGAGAGAAGTATATAGCACTGACAATAAGAGTGATAGCGCAACGCCTCAAATATCATCAATCCCGGAGACGGTTATTGGCGTAAAAAATATGCCACAAACGCTATCTGCAAGCATTGTCACCACATCAAAGTCACATTTCCAGCAAGCACCCGTCAGTTCCGGACTACCGGATCTGACCATTCCAAACCTGATTGCCGAGATTGAAAAGAACGGCATAAAATATCCAAAGATAGTATTGGCACAGGCAATACTTGAAACAGGTTGGTTCAAATCCCCGGTCTGCCGAAACAAGCACAACCTTTTCGGGCTTACCAATCCACGCACAGGCAAATACTATGAGTTTAACCACTGGACTGAATCTGTCAAAGCATACTACACAAAAGTACAGTACCAATATAAGGGAGGAAATTATCTGCTGTGGCTGAAAAAGATTGGCTACGCTGAAGATCCGGGCTATATCCGTGCCGTGATTAGGGTGCTTCGACAACTAATCGAGTAG
- a CDS encoding conjugative transposon protein TraM, translating to MKKINFRQPKYIFPAVIFVPLCALIYFAMETFGGGGDDPQAVATDRINSTLPEANAEAPGDKMFEMSRRFGDEDAFTAVGALGEEQEEREALEHGYTEDELNRLDAAEAERIRQQQELEELERSLAESRRHINSYAYGDGYNPADYEPAVDPRSEYARDLEAIQQRSYERQKAIEAGLGIGQPDPEEAMRKHRADSIARVREIEREKNRPLLVLKSRETNADKFNTVGSSADNVDAPLIRAMIDKTTKAHEGTRLRFKLLDDVTIHDVRLAKGTYLYGTVTGFGQQRVRAAITSILVGGKFLKVNLSVFDNDGMEGFYVPESAFRDFMKEAGTSTVQQNISFESESGYGSGISGEAIALQALQNMYNSATSAVSANIRKNKAKIKYNTIVYLINSEEAY from the coding sequence ATGAAAAAGATTAATTTCAGACAACCGAAGTATATCTTCCCTGCGGTGATTTTCGTGCCGCTGTGTGCGCTGATATATTTCGCAATGGAGACTTTCGGCGGTGGTGGCGATGACCCTCAGGCCGTGGCGACAGACCGTATCAACTCCACTCTGCCGGAGGCCAACGCCGAGGCTCCCGGTGACAAGATGTTCGAGATGTCACGCCGCTTCGGTGACGAGGACGCCTTTACCGCCGTGGGTGCGCTCGGCGAGGAACAGGAGGAACGCGAGGCTCTTGAACACGGCTACACCGAAGACGAGCTGAACCGTCTCGACGCGGCCGAGGCCGAGCGTATCCGTCAGCAGCAGGAGCTGGAGGAACTGGAGCGTTCCCTTGCTGAATCGCGCCGGCATATCAACTCATACGCTTACGGCGACGGCTATAATCCTGCCGACTATGAACCTGCCGTTGACCCCCGTAGCGAATATGCACGCGACCTTGAGGCGATACAGCAGCGCAGCTACGAGCGTCAGAAAGCTATTGAGGCCGGACTTGGCATAGGACAGCCCGACCCGGAGGAAGCCATGCGCAAGCACCGGGCCGACTCCATAGCAAGAGTGCGTGAGATCGAGCGTGAGAAGAACCGCCCCCTGCTGGTGCTTAAATCACGGGAGACCAATGCCGACAAGTTCAATACCGTGGGGAGTTCGGCCGATAATGTCGATGCTCCGCTTATCCGTGCCATGATCGACAAGACAACAAAGGCGCACGAGGGCACGAGGCTACGTTTCAAGTTGCTCGATGATGTGACCATACATGATGTGAGGCTTGCAAAGGGCACATACCTGTACGGCACCGTCACCGGCTTCGGCCAACAGCGTGTCCGCGCCGCCATCACTTCCATTCTTGTAGGCGGAAAGTTCCTGAAAGTGAACCTGTCGGTGTTCGACAACGACGGCATGGAGGGCTTCTATGTCCCGGAGTCCGCTTTCCGCGACTTTATGAAAGAGGCGGGTACCAGCACAGTGCAGCAGAATATCAGCTTTGAGTCGGAGAGCGGCTACGGCTCCGGAATATCAGGCGAGGCCATCGCTTTGCAGGCTCTCCAGAATATGTATAACTCCGCGACTTCCGCTGTGTCGGCCAATATCCGCAAGAACAAGGCGAAAATCAAATACAACACTATCGTTTACCTTATCAATTCAGAGGAAGCATATTAA
- a CDS encoding Fic family protein, producing MATIEQLMADSLEQLHILQQQNPNLVLKGTEQLSRVHLKRLLDNGWLQEVMKGWYIPSRPGSEGDTTVWYTSYWHFIKAYLNSRFDDDWILMPDQSLDILSGKTTVPIQLVIKAPQASNNTVNLPYGHSILSIKSEIPAVSYVEPQYELRLYSLEEALIYASPAYFERDEISARTCLSMVKDTSDVLRYLVEIGATTRAGRLAGAFRNNGQADFADEILRTMKEFGYKVMETDPFISVRTTPYRPEISPYAARIRQMWANMREQVIENFPFKPENSVDMQNYIRNVDEKYLEDAYHSLSIEGYQVSKELIEKVRSGNWQPDKEDKEHKRALVARGYYQAFNAVKESIKKILEGNHAGDVVSNDHSHWYRQMWMPFVTTGILKASDLIGYRRSQVYIRGSKHIPLNPEAVADTMPVLFNLMSEEPDARVRAILGHFIFVFIHPYMDGNGRMGRFILNAMLASGGYPWTIVPVELRADYMKALENASVNGDISQFSQVIANLVKAQLK from the coding sequence ATGGCGACTATTGAACAGCTTATGGCTGACTCACTTGAACAGCTACATATTCTGCAACAACAGAATCCTAACCTTGTACTAAAAGGTACAGAACAGTTATCTCGCGTTCATCTTAAGCGATTATTGGATAATGGATGGTTGCAGGAGGTTATGAAAGGTTGGTACATACCTTCTCGTCCGGGCAGCGAGGGAGATACGACTGTATGGTACACATCATATTGGCATTTTATAAAAGCCTATCTCAATTCAAGATTTGATGATGATTGGATTCTGATGCCGGATCAATCCCTTGATATTCTTTCAGGAAAGACTACTGTTCCAATACAATTGGTTATAAAGGCCCCCCAAGCATCTAACAATACAGTAAATTTACCTTATGGTCATTCCATCCTGTCTATCAAAAGTGAAATTCCTGCCGTTTCTTATGTTGAACCTCAATACGAATTAAGGCTTTATTCATTAGAGGAAGCCTTAATCTATGCTTCACCGGCATATTTCGAGCGAGACGAGATTTCTGCCAGAACTTGTCTCTCGATGGTTAAAGATACGTCAGATGTTTTACGTTATCTTGTAGAGATTGGAGCGACTACCCGCGCCGGTCGGCTGGCCGGAGCTTTCCGAAATAATGGTCAGGCTGATTTTGCAGATGAAATACTCAGGACAATGAAAGAATTTGGGTATAAGGTCATGGAGACAGACCCATTTATCTCAGTTCGCACAACTCCATATAGACCTGAAATATCGCCTTATGCAGCGAGAATACGGCAGATGTGGGCAAATATGCGTGAGCAGGTTATTGAAAATTTCCCTTTTAAGCCTGAAAATTCAGTTGATATGCAGAACTATATTCGCAATGTTGACGAAAAGTATCTGGAAGATGCATACCATTCTCTTTCAATAGAAGGGTATCAGGTATCAAAGGAACTTATAGAGAAAGTACGTTCCGGGAACTGGCAACCGGATAAAGAAGATAAGGAGCATAAGCGTGCACTTGTAGCGCGTGGATATTATCAAGCGTTCAATGCTGTAAAGGAATCAATAAAGAAAATTCTTGAAGGCAACCACGCCGGTGATGTTGTCAGCAATGATCATAGCCATTGGTATAGACAGATGTGGATGCCGTTTGTAACCACCGGTATTTTGAAAGCCTCGGACCTTATAGGCTATCGCAGGAGTCAAGTATATATCAGAGGGTCTAAACATATTCCGCTAAACCCTGAGGCTGTCGCTGATACAATGCCGGTACTTTTTAATCTAATGTCTGAAGAACCGGACGCACGTGTTCGTGCAATACTTGGTCATTTCATATTTGTTTTCATACACCCTTATATGGATGGAAACGGGAGAATGGGCCGTTTTATACTTAATGCCATGCTCGCATCCGGTGGCTATCCCTGGACTATCGTCCCTGTGGAATTAAGAGCCGATTATATGAAGGCTCTTGAAAATGCCAGCGTTAACGGAGACATTTCACAATTCTCACAAGTTATCGCAAACCTTGTAAAAGCACAACTTAAATAA
- a CDS encoding relaxase — MIAKAKSISHGINALNYITGVSANKKHLENIFHICDSLLPPGIDPLGIWNSVKLDSLCRPRMKNNLIRIEISPAVEHTRDFTPEDWKQLWQDFVTEFDRQEMKDRKGRLLSPRTNLAGSKSTVWLHLESDSGTPHLHAIVSRLDEDGNINNDSNIHLRAQRAAERVARKRGWQTAANIHDINRQSVSRDCLDVLYRMSEWSIDDYFARLEAKGYSFKVRTDEKGVIRGYILKKGNAKFKASELGKGRNLMASKLEATWNKLHPTHGQQTKADSEEYYNRPDYTAYRPDTRRVNFEHEGNSYTRFIPEQVMQMFDNEFDSNEVDNWVDLINEACYHFAVAMGYMAFLNAPAHVSGGGGSSGNDLPRKRDDLEEEIARARRCAEAARSKIGIVRKRGFRR; from the coding sequence TTCACATCTGCGACAGCCTTCTCCCTCCCGGCATAGACCCTTTGGGGATATGGAACTCGGTAAAGCTGGACTCCTTGTGCCGTCCACGAATGAAGAACAACCTCATAAGGATAGAGATAAGCCCGGCGGTGGAACATACACGTGATTTCACGCCGGAGGACTGGAAACAGCTCTGGCAGGATTTCGTCACGGAGTTTGACCGTCAGGAGATGAAAGACAGGAAAGGCCGCTTGCTCTCTCCAAGAACCAATCTCGCAGGAAGCAAGTCAACCGTGTGGCTGCACCTTGAATCCGACAGCGGGACTCCGCACCTCCACGCGATAGTGAGCCGTCTTGACGAAGACGGAAACATCAACAACGACAGCAACATCCATTTGCGGGCACAACGGGCGGCGGAACGTGTCGCGAGAAAACGGGGCTGGCAGACAGCGGCCAATATCCACGACATAAACCGTCAGTCTGTCAGCCGCGACTGTCTCGATGTCCTGTACAGAATGAGTGAATGGTCGATTGACGATTATTTCGCCCGGCTTGAGGCGAAAGGATATAGTTTCAAGGTAAGGACTGATGAGAAAGGCGTAATCCGAGGATATATACTGAAAAAAGGAAATGCGAAGTTCAAGGCATCCGAGTTAGGCAAGGGTCGCAACCTCATGGCATCCAAACTTGAAGCAACATGGAATAAACTGCACCCGACGCATGGACAGCAGACAAAAGCCGACAGCGAGGAATACTATAATCGACCCGACTATACCGCTTACAGACCTGATACCCGGCGAGTCAATTTCGAGCATGAAGGCAATTCCTACACCCGTTTTATCCCCGAACAGGTCATGCAGATGTTTGATAACGAGTTCGACAGCAACGAGGTGGACAACTGGGTCGACCTTATCAACGAAGCGTGCTACCATTTCGCCGTGGCTATGGGCTATATGGCGTTTCTCAACGCACCGGCCCACGTTTCAGGTGGCGGTGGGTCATCGGGCAACGACCTTCCGAGGAAGCGCGACGACCTGGAGGAAGAGATCGCCCGTGCCCGTCGTTGTGCCGAGGCAGCCCGCTCCAAGATAGGAATTGTAAGAAAACGAGGATTCAGAAGATAA
- a CDS encoding toxin-antitoxin system protein gives MEIALKKNQSFRLSVELIDRLKQLAKRQNRSLNNYVETVLLDAAYHEPNAVTLEAMEEAASGRLRNEPALNLSSVEAMEKSMGL, from the coding sequence ATGGAAATAGCACTGAAAAAGAACCAGAGCTTCCGCCTTTCCGTGGAACTCATTGACAGATTGAAGCAGCTTGCAAAACGGCAGAACCGCAGCCTTAACAATTATGTTGAGACTGTTCTCCTTGATGCCGCATACCACGAACCTAATGCTGTCACACTTGAGGCAATGGAAGAGGCGGCAAGCGGTCGTCTCCGCAACGAGCCTGCCCTGAATCTTTCCTCGGTTGAGGCGATGGAAAAATCCATGGGATTATGA
- the traN gene encoding conjugative transposon protein TraN, producing MKDKIIAATLALCAVAIPATAKEKILVNSEVTTHIVMPENIKMVDLSTTKIIGNQCADNIVRIKPFIEADSVPAHYREGELMGTLTLIGERHLAQYDVVYTAAPSRAASIHRVPYAGLDSYINPEVSMPQSEMARYAWAVYGSGRKYNQVVSKANGMKAIVNNIYSIGNYFFIDYSLQNSTKIAYDIAEVRVKLTDKKEVKATNSQTVELSPVYSLNLARKFKKNYRNVLVLDKLTFPDEKVLRIEISENQISGRVITLTVEYDDILNADGFDSDILKNLPFNYSPHIYK from the coding sequence ATGAAAGATAAAATTATTGCAGCGACCCTCGCGCTATGCGCCGTCGCAATCCCGGCGACAGCCAAAGAGAAGATCCTTGTCAACTCGGAAGTGACAACACATATCGTCATGCCTGAGAATATCAAGATGGTGGACTTATCCACCACTAAGATTATCGGCAACCAGTGTGCCGACAACATAGTGCGTATCAAGCCGTTCATCGAGGCTGACTCTGTACCCGCCCACTACCGCGAGGGTGAGCTGATGGGTACTCTCACACTCATCGGCGAGCGGCATCTGGCACAGTACGATGTGGTATATACCGCCGCCCCTTCGCGTGCCGCCTCTATCCACCGTGTGCCATACGCCGGATTGGACTCATACATCAATCCGGAGGTATCCATGCCTCAGTCGGAAATGGCACGTTATGCCTGGGCCGTATATGGCAGCGGTCGAAAATACAATCAGGTGGTCTCCAAAGCCAACGGCATGAAGGCGATTGTCAACAACATCTATTCGATAGGCAACTATTTCTTCATCGACTACTCCCTTCAGAACAGCACGAAGATAGCATACGACATCGCCGAGGTGCGAGTGAAGCTCACTGACAAGAAGGAGGTCAAGGCCACAAACTCGCAGACGGTGGAATTGTCGCCGGTATATTCGCTGAACCTTGCCAGGAAGTTCAAAAAGAACTACCGCAACGTGCTTGTGCTCGACAAGCTGACTTTCCCAGACGAGAAGGTGCTCCGCATCGAAATATCCGAGAACCAGATAAGCGGACGTGTCATAACCCTTACCGTGGAGTATGACGACATTCTCAACGCCGACGGCTTCGACTCCGACATACTCAAAAATCTGCCGTTCAACTATTCACCCCATATTTACAAATAA
- a CDS encoding TraX family protein, translated as METTAKISVPLSLRLSGSALKIIAILSMVADHCAYFLMEPGTPMYDCLRCFGRIAFPVFAFLVAEGFAHSRDRMRYFLILLLAGAVSELPWYLLNGADDTHNVMFTLSLGVVALAIFDRMCEHGPLSFIGIAGIAVLAWWLGTDYDWRGVLMIAVFYILRHQTIRPWLERSSTHFPSQAILQIIFTFPLMAHYGIAGALLASGIIFLYDGTRGFIRSKPAKYSFYAIYPAHLMLIWLLY; from the coding sequence ATGGAAACCACCGCCAAAATATCCGTTCCCCTCTCGCTCCGCTTATCCGGAAGTGCGTTGAAGATTATCGCCATTCTCTCGATGGTGGCCGACCATTGCGCCTACTTCCTTATGGAGCCGGGCACTCCGATGTACGACTGTCTGCGATGCTTCGGCAGGATAGCGTTCCCTGTGTTCGCTTTCCTTGTCGCCGAGGGGTTCGCGCATAGCCGCGACCGCATGAGATATTTTCTGATACTATTGCTTGCCGGTGCAGTCAGTGAATTGCCGTGGTATCTGCTCAACGGAGCGGACGATACGCATAATGTCATGTTCACTCTCTCCCTCGGAGTTGTGGCACTCGCCATATTCGACCGTATGTGTGAACATGGGCCGCTGTCTTTCATCGGTATTGCAGGTATCGCTGTTCTGGCATGGTGGCTCGGAACGGATTATGACTGGCGCGGTGTTCTGATGATAGCAGTGTTCTACATCCTCCGGCACCAGACCATACGCCCGTGGTTGGAGCGTTCATCGACACATTTTCCCTCTCAGGCTATTCTTCAGATTATATTCACGTTTCCTTTGATGGCTCACTACGGCATAGCCGGTGCGTTGCTCGCCTCCGGAATAATTTTCCTATATGACGGCACCCGCGGCTTCATAAGAAGCAAACCGGCCAAATACAGTTTCTACGCCATATACCCGGCACATCTGATGTTAATTTGGTTATTGTATTGA
- a CDS encoding DUF4099 domain-containing protein produces the protein MEIPNKNQQDTLPYEKLALLGIDREKADMLPQDVKQKLMQGEVTPLLQVSIDTGNGMVISLPLKLQLAADKDGNPTLIAYPVQRELSVDRNNELRLSQQELDALRRGDVLQKAIDINGEKTQQYLQLDPETKSIIHRRITEVQIEQKLKDMEKVNDIELGSQQKQQAREGKPVELSVGGEKVSVGIDLKEPQGFKIVKGDLKEWERQQKFRYDEQHPEYLGLVMTDKNRWEYRKVVEHDSKERAISLDPTQKEERKSGLKR, from the coding sequence ATGGAAATTCCGAACAAAAATCAGCAGGACACGCTCCCTTATGAAAAACTCGCCCTTTTGGGTATCGACAGGGAGAAAGCTGATATGCTTCCGCAGGACGTGAAGCAAAAACTGATGCAGGGGGAGGTCACGCCTCTTTTGCAGGTGTCTATCGACACCGGGAATGGCATGGTTATCTCATTACCCCTCAAACTCCAGCTCGCCGCCGACAAGGACGGCAACCCCACGCTGATCGCATATCCCGTGCAGCGTGAACTGTCTGTTGACAGAAACAACGAGCTTCGCCTGTCGCAACAGGAACTTGACGCACTGCGCCGTGGCGACGTGTTGCAGAAAGCCATCGACATCAACGGCGAGAAGACTCAGCAGTATCTCCAGCTCGACCCGGAAACGAAGTCAATCATCCACCGCCGCATAACCGAGGTGCAGATTGAGCAAAAGTTGAAGGACATGGAAAAGGTCAACGACATCGAGCTTGGCTCCCAACAGAAACAGCAGGCACGCGAAGGCAAACCGGTGGAACTGTCGGTAGGCGGCGAAAAGGTATCGGTTGGCATCGACCTCAAGGAACCTCAGGGCTTCAAGATCGTAAAAGGCGACCTCAAGGAGTGGGAGCGTCAGCAGAAATTCCGTTATGACGAGCAGCACCCCGAATATCTCGGTCTGGTAATGACCGACAAGAACCGCTGGGAGTACCGGAAAGTTGTCGAGCATGACTCTAAGGAACGTGCCATCAGCCTCGACCCCACGCAGAAAGAGGAACGCAAATCCGGTCTCAAACGCTGA
- a CDS encoding type II toxin-antitoxin system YafQ family toxin — MKKLKPGSQYKKDYKRFRNNPKKVEKLFRILELLQNEEPIPEENRPHPLTGNYAGHMECHIEGDFLLIWFDPDTDEINLVRLGSHSELFG, encoded by the coding sequence ATGAAAAAACTAAAACCCGGCAGTCAATACAAGAAAGACTACAAGCGTTTCCGCAATAATCCGAAAAAGGTTGAAAAACTGTTCAGGATTCTGGAGTTGCTACAAAATGAGGAGCCGATACCGGAAGAAAACCGTCCTCACCCTCTGACGGGGAATTATGCCGGCCACATGGAGTGCCATATAGAAGGTGATTTCCTTTTGATATGGTTTGACCCGGACACAGATGAGATCAATCTTGTGCGTCTCGGCTCCCATTCGGAATTGTTCGGCTGA